From Diadema setosum chromosome 5, eeDiaSeto1, whole genome shotgun sequence, the proteins below share one genomic window:
- the LOC140228423 gene encoding bone morphogenetic protein 2-like, translating to MARLAGFAADVVLCLVLTVVRAYPIYPFESQTQHRLPDAVDEHNQGQHLYPIAPTNPLLPSSLRSSSSSSSLDSGATPNSSPSQSFSSSHTWRQTPFLEMGRTSRRESMPSKALGLLNILDFLGPTNASSSSAGGTESRIPPPFMINLYNSVADADSGRMFGRSPFNANTVRALSDRARKHRLWFKFDVSRVESTEVLLQAELHLFRLKPRWKTMTGRRPSFFQVHVYQLMSKDPSSLEGARLIGLRLMSARGTGWEIFSIRDAVQDWLANSTSNHGIYITVTSLSGQPFPNTLLRFVKRGRQDDSRQPILVLFSEDSRFTKSPEIASAQEGPTQREPRKDLARYKLDGEAPTTGDTSHPSLSTIQYHLAPSDKVILRRKRALEQQEVWVSPTPRTGHSGLTTQKKSQCSRADMHVDMDAIGWSNRVIMPVRYNAYRCTGRCPFPLPEGYPVTNHAVIQSIMNMVDGAGDNTTPPPCCVPATLHPISFLYFDDEENAVLKTIEDMIVGTCGCS from the exons ATGGCTAGACTAGCTGGATTTGCAGCCGACGTTGTGTTGTGTCTTGTATTAACAGTTGTTCGTGCGTACCCTATCTATCCTTTCGAATCTCAAACTCAGCACAGATTACCTGATGCTGTTGATGAACATAATCAGGGCCAACATCTCTACCCGATCGCCCCCACTAATCCCTTGTTACCGTCATCACTACgatcgtcgtcatcatcgtcatcactgGACTCAGGGGCAACGCCCAACTCTTCTCCGTCGCAGTCTTTCTCCAGCTCGCACACGTGGAGACAGACACCATTTCTAGAGATGGGGAGGACGTCCCGGAGGGAGTCGATGCCCTCCAAGGCGCTCGGCCTTCTCAATATCCTCGACTTTCTAGGACCGACGAACGCGTCCTCGTCCTCGGCCGGCGGGACGGAGAGTCGCATCCCTCCTCCATTTATGATCAACCTGTACAACTCGGTGGCGGATGCTGATTCGGGCCGAATGTTTGGTCGGAGTCCATTCAATGCTAACACGGTCAGAGCTCTATCGGATAGAG CACGTAAACACCGACTGTGGTTCAAGTTTGACGTTTCGAGGGTGGAGAGTACTGAAGTTTTGCTGCAAGCCGAGTTACACCTGTTTCGCTTGAAGCCTCGGTGGAAGACAATGACTGGGCGTCGGCCGAGTTTCTTCCAG GTGCATGTGTATCAACTGATGTCGAAGGATCCATCGTCACTAGAGGGAGCCAGACTGATCGGACTGCGACTCATGTCGGCTCGTGGAACTGGATGGGAGATTTTCAGTATAAGAGACG CTGTCCAAGACTGGCTGGCAAACAGCACATCAAATCATGGCATCTATATAACCGTGACGTCACTCTCGGGCCAACCATTCCCCAACACTCTACTGCGTTTCGTCAAAAGAGGGCGACAGGACGACAGCCGACAGCCGATCCTCGTGCTTTTCAGCGAGGATTCGCGATTCACGAAATCTCCCGAGATCGCCTCAGCACAGGAAG GTCCTACTCAACGTGAGCCGAGGAAAGACTTGGCCAGATACAAGCTTGACGGGGAAGCGCCGACAACTGGGGACACTAGTCATCCTTCACTGTCCACCATCCAATACCATCTCGCTCCCAGTGACAAGGTCATCTTGAGACGGAAACGGGCCCTGGAGCAACAAGAGGTGTGGGTGTCCCCGACACCTCGGACGGGTCACTCAGGGTTGACGACCCAAAAGAAGAGCCAATGCTCGAGGGCAGACATGCACGTAGACATGGATGCGATCGGCTGGTCGAACAGGGTCATCATGCCGGTCAGATACAACGCCTACCGCTGCACGGGGAGATGTCCTTTCCCCCTCCCGGAGGGGTATCCTGTCACAAACCACGCGGTGATCCAGAGTATCATGAATATGGTGGATGGGGCGGGTGATAACACGACGCCACCACCATGTTGCGTACCCGCCACGCTCCATCCAATCAGCTTCCTGTACTTTGATGACGAGGAGAATGCAGTGCTGAAAACAATCGAAGACATGATTGTGGGAACGTGTGGTTGCAGCTAG